The proteins below come from a single Mya arenaria isolate MELC-2E11 chromosome 6, ASM2691426v1 genomic window:
- the LOC128238861 gene encoding lebercilin-like isoform X8: MPLNSGKNIQAATGVYTPRRDRSNRGRGRGRGGRMTGRSSQESHVDNITRRVLSARRLKINEIQNMNQEFQAQLRELKEENKLLKKTQHRTDKALQRFEDRESDLPQLIQRQNNEVRSLKDQIRKWREKFEKTDRYLRDAEDELEKAKIKLKKLKSLADEKELPERAELNKKLNNAELDMEAKDVKIKELERYIQNLEKNHRHEIGIERARNKDVHKQIAQLREENDKLNNSVKEKEKEIQIKNIYVNRAQQKPPHRLPNSYNGTPHGTPPPARRRRQSFSEADKMTPRDRAKKMEEKRREELKRQRELKMASKKPGEFLYVDEKNPRHNISGTNISGNNKSGNNKSGSNVTHADKIRREKELREMAEEDERLNTERREREERERQEAAERERRLNEEAQQDMEDRRMREERERMKRESLEREQREREKREREERERERREKREKEERDRRERERLEQERRAAEERRRFEDDVSIQAERKKKDDILAKLREIDEGGAGKKKEKENKAPLDDPFFVTQVKEDSIDSVSSKKSYTFTKPTENLHKGKPAHKDRAPNNGFTVGPGRKKRDDVNHLESGGYNPTFGSNQSGATSKGATKTFSLFDDDDSKSRSTAPPKPAQKSRLLDDLFGSSEKEGPKHNDIFSTSKPAQKSQARDSRSKFPWEEDGPSRNQTGAFKANRENSATLFGGGSALVNDEDLHKSQVRTNANASLPRRPKQTTTAFSSRPTVNAVDHFDDDIEEVIL; encoded by the exons ATGCCTCTTAATTCAG GAAAGAATATACAAGCTGCCACAGGGGTATACACTCCGCGGCGAG aTCGGTCAAATCGAGGGCGGGGGCGTGGAAGAGGTGGCCGGATGACAGGTCGATCTAGTCAGGAGTCGCATGTCGATAATATCACCAGACGTGTTCTCTCCGCAAGGCGTCTAAAAATCaacgaaatacaaaacatgaatcAGGAATTTCAAGCGCAACTTCGTGAgcttaaagaagaaaataaattactaaaGAAAACTCAGCATCGGACTGATAAAGCATTACAAAGGTTCGAAGATCGTGAAAGCGATCTTCCACAGTTAATACAAAGACAGAATAATGAGGTGCGAAGTTTAAAAGATCAAATTCGAAAATGGCGGGAAAAATTTGAAAAGACGGACAGATATTTACGTGATGCCGAGGATGAAttggaaaaagcaaaaatcaaattgaaaaaattgaaaagtttaGCAGACGAAAAAGAATTACCGGAAAGAGCcgagttaaataaaaaattaaataatgcagAATTAGACATGGAAGCAAAGGATGTTAAAATTAAG GAATTGGAGCGTTACATCCAGAACCTTGAAAAAAACCATCGGCATGAAATCGGCATTGAGCGGGCCCGGAACAAAGATGTTCATAAACAAATCGCTCAACTCAGGGAAGAAAATGACAAACTTAACAACTCCGTCAAG GAAAAAGAAAAGGAGATCCAAATAAAGAACATCTATGTAAATCGGGCTCAGCAGAAACCGCCACACCGTCTTCCCAACTCGTATAATGGTACACCCCATGGAACCCCACCACCTGCTAGAAGACGTCGCCAATCATTTTCTGAGGCGGATAAAATGACCCCGCGTGATCGGGCAAAAAAGATGGAAGAAAAACGACGAGAGGAATTGAAGAGGCAACGTGAGCTGAAAATG GCCTCAAAAAAACCTGGTGAATTTTTATACGTGGACGAG AAAAACCCAAGACACAATATATCAGGAACCAATATATCAGGAAACAATAAATCGGGAAACAATAAATCAGGAAGCAATGTTACG CATGCGGACAAGATCCGTCGTGAGAAGGAGTTGCGTGAGATGGCGGAGGAAGATGAACGCCTCAACACGGAGCGGCGTGAGAGGGAGGAGAGAGAAAGACAGGAG GCTGCAGAGCGGGAGAGAAGACTGAATGAGGAGGCTCAGCAGGACATGGAGGATCGCAGGATGCGAGAAGAACGAGAGAGGATGAAACGGGAATCCCTGGAACGGGAACAGAGAGAACGGGAAAAACGGGAGCGTGAAGAGAGAGAACGGGAACGGAGGGAGAAACGGGAAAAGGAAGAACGAGATAGACGGGAACGGGAGCGGTTGGAACAAGAAAGACGCGCAGCTGAGGAACGAAGGCGGTTTGAGGATGATGTTTCAATACAGGCAGAGAGAAAGAAGAAAGATGACATTCTGGCGAAATTGCGAGAAATTGATGAAGGTGGCGCTggaaagaaaaaggaaaaagaaaataaagctCCGTTGGATGATCCTTTCTTTGTTACTCAGGTGAAAGAGGATAGCATTGACTCGGTGTCAAGCAAAAAGAGTTACACTTTCACAAAACCTACCGAAAATTTGCATAAGGGTAAACCAGCGCACAAGGATCGAGCGCCAAATAATGGCTTCACTGTAGGTCCTGGTAGGAAAAAGCGAGATGATGTGAATCATTTAGAAAGTGGCGGTTATAACCCAACATTTGGGTCAAATCAGAGTGGAGCAACCTCAAAGGGGGCAACCAAGACATTTTCGTTGTTCGATGATGATGATTCTAAGTCGAGGTCAACAGCCCCACCAAAGCCAGCACAAAAATCAAGGTTACTTGATGATCTGTTTGGTTCGTCGGAAAAAGAGGGCCCTAAACATAATGACATTTTCTCGACCTCGAAACCTGCTCAAAAAAGTCAAGCAAGGGATTCTCGGTCAAAATTCCCCTGGGAAGAGGATGGGCCTTCGCGCAATCAGACTGGAGCCTTTAAAGCTAACCGGGAAAATTCAGCGACTTTGTTTGGTGGTGGAAGTGCGCTAGTAAATGATGAAGACTTACATAAATCTCAGGTTCGGACAAATGCTAATGCCTCACTTCCGCGTCGTCCGAAACAGACAACGACCGCTTTCAGTTCACGTCCTACTGTAAATGCAGTCGATCATTTTGACGATGATATAGAAGAAGtaattttgtga